A stretch of the Cyanobacterium sp. T60_A2020_053 genome encodes the following:
- a CDS encoding TonB-dependent siderophore receptor codes for MDLTGPLTDDKKVLYRLNFVGKNTGSFLDNFDRRQFTIAPSISWQISDNTNLKLSAEYINISGSYGQMGLPARGTFLPNPNGKVRLSTNLSEPFDRDNVKSFRIGYDLEHKFNDNWQMRSVFDIAWLEQDRIIVFPLGLEADNRNMRRGANISPIDARNITFDNYLVGKFATGSIQHQLLAGFNYARTDQKSIESPGSGFDLAPIDIFNPVYGQPFGAPSSFRFEGESSSNAYGFYIQDQISLTDNFKVLLGGRFDIANQRIVNNYPTDGSAQQEVFSPRVGLVYQPIPEISLYAAYGRSFTPVTNVFEDGTISQPKRGTLYEVGVKADITNNISATLAFYDQARTNIRTEYPSNPLRTIQVGEQKSRGIELNIAGEILPGWNVVAGYAYTDARVAKDNSFPVGNRINGVPENSFNLWTTYKFQEGDLKGLGFGLGLFYQGERQGDLANTFQLPSYLRTDAAIFYERDRFRAGLNFRNLFNIEYYESAFNINRVFPGAPFEIQATVSWRL; via the coding sequence ATCGACCTTACTGGTCCGCTCACTGATGATAAAAAGGTACTTTATCGTTTGAACTTTGTTGGAAAAAACACAGGAAGTTTTCTTGACAATTTTGATCGAAGACAGTTTACTATTGCGCCTTCAATCTCTTGGCAGATTAGCGACAACACCAACCTAAAGCTATCTGCTGAATACATCAATATTTCTGGCTCCTATGGACAAATGGGACTTCCAGCAAGGGGGACGTTCTTGCCTAACCCTAATGGCAAAGTCCGCTTAAGTACCAACTTGAGTGAACCTTTTGACAGAGATAATGTGAAGTCGTTCCGAATCGGATATGACCTTGAACACAAATTTAATGACAATTGGCAGATGCGTAGCGTTTTCGATATTGCTTGGCTCGAACAGGACAGGATAATCGTATTCCCCCTTGGGCTAGAAGCGGACAATCGGAATATGAGACGGGGGGCTAACATAAGTCCAATCGATGCTAGAAATATCACTTTTGACAACTACCTTGTCGGTAAATTTGCTACAGGCAGTATTCAACATCAGTTACTCGCTGGGTTTAATTATGCTCGAACAGACCAAAAATCGATCGAATCTCCTGGTTCGGGCTTTGACTTGGCTCCTATAGATATTTTCAATCCTGTTTATGGTCAACCGTTTGGAGCACCGTCTAGCTTTCGTTTCGAAGGAGAATCTAGTTCAAATGCCTATGGTTTTTACATTCAGGATCAAATTTCTCTAACAGATAACTTCAAGGTGCTTTTAGGAGGTCGATTTGACATTGCCAATCAGCGTATTGTCAATAATTACCCCACTGATGGTTCTGCCCAACAAGAAGTTTTCAGCCCCAGAGTTGGCTTAGTCTACCAACCCATTCCTGAAATTTCTCTCTATGCTGCCTATGGACGCTCTTTCACACCAGTTACCAATGTATTTGAAGATGGAACCATATCCCAGCCTAAGCGCGGTACGTTGTATGAAGTGGGAGTTAAAGCAGATATAACCAATAATATCTCGGCAACTTTAGCATTTTACGATCAAGCTCGAACCAATATCCGAACCGAATATCCAAGCAATCCACTGCGGACAATCCAAGTGGGCGAACAAAAGAGCCGAGGCATTGAATTGAACATTGCAGGTGAAATTTTGCCAGGATGGAACGTTGTTGCAGGCTATGCCTACACCGATGCTCGTGTTGCCAAAGACAACAGTTTTCCCGTCGGCAATCGCATCAATGGGGTCCCCGAAAACAGCTTTAACCTCTGGACAACATACAAGTTTCAAGAGGGTGATCTAAAGGGCTTAGGATTTGGTTTAGGGCTATTTTACCAAGGAGAACGTCAAGGAGATTTAGCTAATACTTTTCAGCTTCCTAGCTACCTTCGTACAGATGCTGCTATTTTCTATGAGCGCGATCGCTTCCGAGCAGGTCTAAACTTCAGGAACCTTTTCAACATTGAATATTATGAATCAGCGTTTAACATCAATCGGGTGTTCCCTGGTGCGCCCTTTGAAATACAAGCAACCGTTTCCTGGCGGCTTTGA
- a CDS encoding type II toxin-antitoxin system VapC family toxin: protein MDVIITKYVLDTNIVLYLLGGVLLNPLPVGEFYLSVISEMEMLSYPGLDKAEELRIRQFLSQVTVIDLHEELKNTAIRLRKQYRLKLPDAIICSTALTCDAVLLSNDIQLTKVTEINVNTVQIRSL from the coding sequence ATGGACGTGATAATTACAAAATATGTCTTAGATACAAATATTGTCTTGTATCTTTTAGGTGGAGTATTGCTAAATCCCCTACCTGTTGGGGAATTTTACTTGTCTGTGATCAGCGAAATGGAAATGCTTTCTTATCCAGGACTTGACAAAGCAGAAGAATTAAGAATTCGACAATTTTTATCACAGGTGACAGTCATTGATTTGCATGAAGAATTGAAGAATACGGCAATTAGGCTTCGTAAACAGTATCGGTTAAAGTTACCTGATGCCATTATTTGCTCTACTGCTTTGACTTGTGATGCAGTTTTGCTTAGTAATGATATTCAACTAACAAAAGTCACAGAAATCAATGTTAATACCGTTCAAATTCGATCATTATAA
- a CDS encoding DUF1636 family protein — protein MTKHTLFVCKSCHRSSEQRPENPPFDGDIFLDKIQTLYHSKFLNDEMEIRSIGCLWACDRGCVVSVASADKPTVQLSVHVEAYLFTRLPTNETASALLQFGHFTPEGRSR, from the coding sequence ATGACTAAACATACTTTATTCGTCTGTAAATCTTGTCATCGTTCATCAGAACAACGCCCTGAAAATCCACCTTTTGATGGTGATATTTTCCTTGATAAAATTCAAACTTTATACCATTCAAAATTCCTCAATGATGAGATGGAAATTCGATCGATCGGCTGTTTATGGGCGTGCGATCGTGGTTGCGTTGTATCTGTGGCTAGTGCAGATAAACCCACCGTTCAGCTGAGCGTTCACGTCGAAGCCTACCTATTCACAAGGTTACCAACCAATGAAACCGCCTCTGCCCTACTTCAGTTTGGCCACTTTACACCAGAAGGGAGGAGTAGGTGA
- a CDS encoding iron ABC transporter permease → MKSPWLVIRSQKPPFSLWLDARLPKILLILMISLIIMVTVSIVQGEYFIPPLAVVKTLLGLDSNSDHQFIINTLRLPRTLSALLVGMGLAMAGCIMQTITRNPLADPSIIGINAGASLTAVLCIVVFPSLPIALLPISAFLGGLMVAIAIYLVAWQGENSVIRLVLVGIGFNFIVSAITNIVVTFGEINSVSQALVWLAGSVYGKTNEQVLILLPWLVVLTVITWLMSKELNSLHLGENLSLGLGLSLQKVQVILLITSVALSSASVAIAGSIGFVGLIAPHIARFLVGNTHQGLIPVSALIGALLVVSADVGGRFFFTPIELPCGIITAVIGAPYFLFLLSKSR, encoded by the coding sequence ATGAAAAGTCCTTGGCTAGTAATTCGTTCTCAAAAACCGCCTTTTTCGTTATGGTTAGATGCTCGATTACCAAAAATATTGTTAATTTTAATGATTAGTTTAATCATTATGGTAACAGTAAGTATCGTCCAGGGAGAGTATTTTATTCCCCCTCTAGCAGTAGTTAAAACCTTGTTGGGATTAGATAGTAATTCTGATCATCAATTTATTATCAATACTTTACGGCTACCGCGCACTCTCAGCGCCCTCCTCGTGGGCATGGGATTGGCTATGGCAGGTTGTATTATGCAAACTATCACCCGTAATCCTTTAGCTGATCCTAGTATTATCGGCATTAATGCTGGGGCAAGTTTGACGGCGGTGTTATGTATTGTGGTTTTTCCTAGTTTACCTATTGCCCTTTTACCAATTTCAGCTTTTTTGGGGGGGTTAATGGTGGCAATCGCTATTTATTTGGTGGCATGGCAGGGGGAAAATTCGGTAATTCGTTTAGTGTTGGTGGGTATTGGTTTTAATTTTATTGTTTCTGCTATCACTAATATTGTGGTTACTTTTGGAGAGATTAATAGCGTTTCTCAGGCTTTGGTATGGTTAGCTGGAAGTGTTTATGGCAAAACCAATGAGCAAGTATTAATTTTGTTGCCTTGGCTGGTGGTTTTAACGGTAATTACTTGGCTAATGAGTAAGGAGTTAAACAGCCTTCATTTGGGGGAAAATCTTAGCCTTGGTTTGGGGTTATCTTTACAAAAAGTGCAAGTAATTTTATTGATTACCAGTGTAGCTTTATCTAGTGCGAGTGTTGCCATTGCTGGAAGTATTGGTTTTGTCGGTTTAATTGCGCCTCATATTGCCCGTTTTTTGGTGGGTAATACCCATCAAGGTTTAATTCCTGTTTCTGCGCTTATTGGTGCTTTATTAGTGGTTTCGGCTGACGTGGGAGGGCGCTTTTTCTTTACTCCCATTGAGTTACCTTGCGGTATTATTACGGCAGTTATTGGTGCGCCTTATTTCCTCTTTTTACTCTCTAAGTCTCGTTAA
- a CDS encoding iron-siderophore ABC transporter substrate-binding protein — protein MGETCVPKNPQRVATVFHGTLGNALVLGVKPIASSVDDIQNPFPEYLQNQVGGIQPLGSQNEPNLERILMVKPDLILAWQNIQTIYPLLAEISPTVIVPWHGSSGWREQFEVVAKALGKEEEAEQAWKHYHQRVNELKVALGDQYKNKTVSVVFPYLPSGFFLNASNSFIGSILEDVGLERPESQNIGTPTGSIFINSLENLEMIDGDILFVATLKEGEDESFEEILDSPLARNLKAVKSRQVYYVNTLTWIGSNLLAADAVIDDLYKYLVNTP, from the coding sequence ATGGGGGAAACGTGTGTCCCCAAAAATCCTCAGCGTGTTGCTACTGTTTTTCATGGCACTTTAGGAAATGCATTAGTGTTAGGTGTTAAACCAATTGCCAGTAGTGTAGATGATATACAGAATCCATTTCCTGAATACTTACAAAATCAAGTGGGAGGCATACAACCATTGGGTTCTCAAAATGAACCTAATTTAGAGAGAATATTGATGGTTAAGCCTGACTTAATTCTGGCTTGGCAAAATATTCAGACAATTTATCCACTATTAGCTGAAATTAGCCCTACGGTAATCGTCCCTTGGCACGGTTCATCTGGTTGGCGAGAACAGTTTGAAGTTGTCGCTAAAGCATTAGGAAAGGAAGAAGAAGCGGAGCAAGCCTGGAAGCACTATCATCAACGAGTTAATGAGCTAAAGGTTGCTTTAGGTGATCAATACAAAAATAAAACAGTGTCTGTTGTTTTTCCATATTTACCTTCGGGATTTTTTTTGAATGCGAGCAACTCATTTATTGGTTCTATTCTTGAGGATGTTGGACTAGAGAGGCCAGAATCGCAAAACATAGGTACTCCAACAGGAAGTATTTTTATTAATTCTCTAGAAAATCTGGAGATGATAGATGGCGATATACTTTTTGTAGCAACCTTAAAAGAAGGTGAAGATGAAAGCTTTGAAGAGATCCTTGACTCTCCTTTGGCAAGAAACCTTAAAGCTGTCAAAAGTAGACAAGTATATTACGTGAATACCCTGACTTGGATTGGTTCAAACCTGCTGGCGGCTGATGCCGTCATTGATGATCTCTATAAATACCTTGTAAATACTCCTTAA
- a CDS encoding HAMP domain-containing protein yields MQFIKEIIGRWWSEFTLQTKLMATATLVVSLVMSSLTFWAVNSIQQEAQLNDTRFGRDLGLLLASNVAPLIAENDLTEVARFSGRFYHSTSSVRYIIYADTQGDIFFGIPFSQSEVKNSLTIQRKLELPEEYSHSTSMPLVRQHLTPDGKVTDVFVPLVSDDEYLGALAIGINPNPTLVASSNLTRDVTIAVFISIWAMVILGGVFNALTITQPIKELLLGVKNIATGNFKQRIDLPLGGELGELILSFNEMAERLEKFEEQNIEELTAEKAKLETLVATIADGAILLDSQLKLMLVNPTAKKMFNWEEKTVIGHNLLEYLPSQICEQLQKPLHNISLEEEIYNLSPNKGEFRVSLKEPNQHTLRILITQVLDQSKENLKGIVMTIQDITKEVELNEAKSQFISNVSHELRTPLFNIKSFIETLAEYGDDLSEDEKIEFLQTANHETDRLTRLVNDVLDLSKLESERQYQFQALDLQQLIEQTLRTYRLYARDKNIELIPEIEPMLPPIWGHYDLLLQVFTNLVGNALKFTLEEGKIIIRAYGVMHGEGRPSHISHVRVEVSDTGIGIAKEDQEAIFDRFFRVENRVHTLEGTGLGLSIVKNITDKHNSKIHLISEVGKGTTFWFDLPVFVPDLVLTET; encoded by the coding sequence GTGCAATTTATCAAAGAAATTATCGGGCGCTGGTGGTCAGAATTTACATTACAAACCAAATTAATGGCGACTGCCACTCTCGTGGTATCCCTCGTCATGAGTAGTTTAACCTTTTGGGCAGTTAATTCTATTCAACAGGAAGCACAACTTAACGATACTCGTTTTGGTCGAGATTTAGGGCTTCTCCTTGCCAGTAACGTTGCGCCTTTGATTGCTGAAAATGACTTGACGGAGGTAGCTCGTTTTTCAGGGCGCTTTTATCATAGTACTTCTAGCGTGCGCTATATTATTTACGCTGATACTCAAGGAGACATTTTTTTTGGCATTCCTTTTTCCCAAAGTGAGGTTAAAAATTCCCTTACGATACAACGTAAATTAGAACTACCTGAAGAATATAGCCATAGTACAAGTATGCCTTTAGTAAGACAACATCTCACTCCAGATGGTAAAGTAACTGATGTATTTGTACCATTGGTTAGTGATGATGAATATTTAGGGGCGCTGGCTATTGGTATTAACCCAAATCCAACGCTGGTAGCTTCTTCTAATTTAACCAGAGATGTTACTATTGCAGTGTTTATTTCTATTTGGGCAATGGTGATTTTGGGAGGGGTATTTAATGCTTTAACCATTACTCAACCTATCAAAGAGTTATTGTTGGGAGTAAAAAATATTGCTACGGGTAATTTTAAACAGAGAATTGATTTACCTTTAGGAGGCGAGTTGGGGGAGTTAATCCTTAGTTTTAATGAGATGGCGGAGAGGTTAGAAAAATTTGAAGAACAAAATATCGAGGAGTTAACAGCAGAAAAAGCTAAGTTAGAAACTCTGGTTGCTACTATCGCTGATGGGGCAATTTTATTAGATTCTCAACTTAAATTAATGTTGGTTAATCCTACTGCTAAAAAAATGTTTAATTGGGAAGAAAAAACAGTTATTGGCCATAATTTATTAGAGTATTTACCTTCTCAAATTTGTGAGCAGTTACAAAAACCTTTGCACAATATTTCTTTGGAGGAGGAAATTTATAATTTGTCGCCAAATAAAGGAGAGTTTAGGGTTAGTTTGAAAGAACCTAATCAGCATACTTTGAGAATTTTAATTACTCAAGTTTTAGATCAAAGTAAGGAAAATTTAAAGGGCATTGTGATGACGATTCAAGACATTACTAAGGAAGTAGAATTAAATGAAGCAAAAAGTCAGTTTATTAGTAATGTTTCCCATGAATTAAGGACACCTTTATTTAATATAAAATCTTTCATTGAAACATTGGCAGAATATGGAGATGATTTAAGTGAAGATGAAAAAATCGAATTTTTACAAACAGCCAACCACGAAACGGATCGGTTAACGAGATTGGTTAATGATGTGTTAGATTTGTCAAAGTTAGAGTCAGAGCGTCAATATCAGTTTCAGGCGTTGGATTTACAGCAACTTATTGAGCAAACTTTAAGGACTTATCGGCTTTATGCCAGAGATAAAAATATTGAGTTAATCCCCGAAATTGAGCCTATGTTACCGCCGATTTGGGGACATTATGATTTACTGTTGCAGGTATTTACTAATTTGGTGGGTAATGCCTTGAAATTTACTCTTGAAGAAGGTAAAATCATCATTAGAGCTTATGGTGTGATGCACGGTGAAGGGCGCCCTTCACACATATCCCATGTTAGGGTAGAAGTATCAGATACTGGCATTGGCATTGCTAAAGAAGATCAAGAAGCTATTTTTGATCGCTTTTTTCGAGTAGAAAATAGAGTGCATACCCTTGAAGGTACTGGTTTGGGTTTATCTATTGTGAAGAATATTACTGATAAACATAATAGTAAAATTCATCTCATTAGTGAAGTGGGTAAAGGTACTACTTTTTGGTTTGATTTACCTGTTTTTGTTCCTGATTTAGTTTTGACAGAAACTTAA
- a CDS encoding AMIN domain-containing protein, with protein sequence MATPAQSEESENKALRLSEIESVSQEAQLLLSQNVIQIRGISIEPSETGLQIILETDTPTSLQPLIYSEENTLVIEVLDGILAEEFRVENPSNDITEIRATSFDSKSIRITVTGTTGIPTAQVIPSETNLVLGLTAGDTATSEVEIEIVATQEGQEALILIEVRSTLLVRSLMIKRYFIV encoded by the coding sequence ATGGCTACCCCCGCTCAAAGTGAGGAATCGGAAAATAAGGCGCTTAGGTTAAGTGAGATTGAATCTGTTTCTCAAGAAGCACAGTTACTTTTAAGTCAAAATGTAATACAAATCAGGGGTATTAGCATAGAACCATCAGAAACGGGATTACAAATTATCCTTGAAACCGACACCCCCACAAGTTTACAACCATTAATCTATTCTGAAGAAAATACCCTCGTTATTGAGGTTTTAGATGGGATTTTAGCAGAGGAGTTTAGGGTAGAAAACCCCAGTAACGACATCACAGAAATTAGGGCGACTTCCTTTGATTCCAAATCTATCAGAATTACCGTCACGGGTACAACAGGAATACCAACGGCTCAGGTTATCCCTTCTGAAACTAATTTAGTATTGGGGTTGACGGCTGGAGATACGGCCACTTCCGAGGTAGAAATTGAAATTGTGGCAACCCAAGAAGGGCAGGAAGCTTTGATACTTATAGAGGTGCGATCGACCTTACTGGTCCGCTCACTGATGATAAAAAGGTACTTTATCGTTTGA
- a CDS encoding ribonuclease HII gives MNQLSLFDLIPNNYLNNLHDHSLIAGVDEVGRGCIFGEVVASVVVMPLKNISLLKDIGVDDSKKLTHQKRVTLVPKIKALVTEVQIAKVDAQTIDQINILQASLLAMKLAINQLKISPQLCLIDGNFTIPQLNYPQIPIIKGDSISPLIGAASIIAKVYRDQLMLEYSALHPEYDLAHNKGYPTAKHRRALNQFGITPHHRLSFSPVALSLSSLP, from the coding sequence ATGAATCAATTAAGTTTATTCGATTTAATACCCAATAATTATCTTAACAATTTACATGATCATAGCCTTATCGCTGGAGTTGATGAAGTGGGCAGAGGATGTATTTTTGGGGAAGTGGTGGCAAGTGTCGTCGTCATGCCTCTAAAAAATATCTCACTGTTAAAAGACATAGGGGTTGATGATAGTAAAAAATTAACTCATCAGAAAAGAGTGACTTTAGTTCCGAAAATTAAAGCCCTTGTAACTGAAGTACAAATTGCTAAAGTAGATGCCCAGACTATTGATCAAATAAACATTTTACAGGCTTCTTTACTAGCGATGAAACTGGCAATTAATCAATTAAAGATTTCTCCTCAACTATGTTTAATCGATGGTAACTTTACGATTCCTCAACTCAATTACCCTCAAATTCCTATTATTAAAGGTGACAGTATCTCCCCCCTCATCGGTGCTGCTAGTATCATCGCTAAAGTTTATCGAGATCAATTAATGTTAGAGTATAGCGCCCTTCACCCTGAATATGACCTCGCTCATAATAAAGGTTATCCTACTGCTAAACATCGACGGGCGCTGAATCAATTTGGCATTACCCCCCATCATCGTCTCTCTTTTTCCCCCGTTGCTCTTTCTTTATCTTCCCTCCCTTAA
- a CDS encoding Rpn family recombination-promoting nuclease/putative transposase produces the protein MFDNVCKFLAENYSEDFAQWLLGYKVTLTELKPTELSLQPIRADSLILLQSENLVLHLEFQTGADETMAFRMIDYRLRVYRRYPQKQMKQVVIYLRKTSSELTQQNNFRLEKTYHEFDVIRLWEQPPELLMNQLGLLPLAVLCEVENPKIVLTQIAQTIKQQSDTTTKNNLLAISSILAGLVLNETTIKQILRSDIMRESVIYQEILREGKLEGKLEGKLEGKLEAKIEIAQNLLRNQMTIAQVVMFTGLPQDSVEELAQNLINEI, from the coding sequence ATGTTTGATAATGTTTGCAAATTTTTAGCAGAAAACTATAGCGAAGACTTTGCCCAATGGTTATTAGGCTATAAAGTGACTTTAACAGAATTGAAACCCACAGAATTATCATTGCAACCCATTCGGGCAGATTCTCTCATTTTATTACAATCAGAAAACCTCGTTTTGCATTTGGAATTTCAGACGGGCGCTGATGAAACAATGGCATTTCGGATGATTGATTATCGATTGAGAGTATATCGCCGTTATCCCCAAAAGCAGATGAAACAAGTAGTTATTTACTTGCGAAAAACAAGCTCCGAATTAACACAACAAAATAATTTTCGCCTAGAAAAAACTTACCATGAATTTGATGTCATTAGACTTTGGGAGCAACCGCCAGAATTATTGATGAATCAGTTAGGTTTATTACCTCTAGCGGTGCTATGTGAAGTAGAAAATCCTAAAATAGTATTAACTCAGATAGCTCAAACTATCAAACAACAATCGGATACCACGACAAAAAATAATTTGTTGGCAATATCAAGCATTCTGGCTGGATTAGTCTTAAACGAAACAACTATCAAACAGATATTAAGGAGTGACATTATGCGAGAATCTGTAATTTATCAAGAAATACTCCGAGAAGGTAAACTTGAAGGTAAACTCGAAGGCAAACTTGAAGGTAAACTCGAAGCAAAAATAGAAATAGCCCAAAATTTGCTCAGGAATCAAATGACCATTGCCCAAGTCGTTATGTTTACTGGTTTACCTCAAGACTCTGTGGAGGAGTTAGCACAAAATTTAATCAATGAAATATAA
- a CDS encoding photosystem II reaction center protein T, giving the protein MESVAYILVLAMAIAVLFFAIAFREPPKIQK; this is encoded by the coding sequence ATGGAAAGTGTTGCTTATATTTTGGTTTTAGCCATGGCAATTGCGGTATTATTCTTTGCTATTGCTTTTCGTGAACCCCCCAAAATTCAAAAATAG
- a CDS encoding ATP-binding protein, with product MISISMPLHYHQNWQTVSFPSTLYLCPVLDLLLSKIPSSLHTEVRLGLQEALVNAAKHGNNLDPSKPVVVKFAYRKGEYSWLICDQGHGFAECKCDDNSLPPEDSFNGRGLCLLHHIFDRVLWNKRGTEVKLCKQVHHFLTPRKAT from the coding sequence ATGATTTCCATTTCAATGCCTCTCCATTATCATCAAAATTGGCAAACTGTCAGTTTTCCTTCCACCTTGTACCTTTGCCCTGTACTAGATTTACTTCTTAGTAAAATTCCTTCCTCTTTACATACGGAGGTGCGCTTGGGTTTACAAGAAGCCTTAGTAAATGCGGCGAAACATGGGAATAATCTTGATCCTAGTAAACCGGTGGTAGTTAAATTTGCCTATCGTAAAGGAGAATATTCTTGGTTAATTTGTGATCAAGGTCACGGTTTTGCTGAGTGTAAGTGCGATGATAATTCACTGCCTCCCGAAGATTCTTTCAATGGTAGAGGTTTATGTTTGTTACATCACATTTTTGACCGAGTTTTGTGGAATAAGCGAGGTACTGAAGTTAAATTATGTAAACAGGTTCATCATTTCTTGACTCCCCGTAAGGCTACTTAG